The Suricata suricatta isolate VVHF042 chromosome 4, meerkat_22Aug2017_6uvM2_HiC, whole genome shotgun sequence genome includes a region encoding these proteins:
- the OXER1 gene encoding oxoeicosanoid receptor 1, protein MESHNLSSSSSFLSLPPSTLPASLPPSLSSSPFAFTTDWGAPGEALAPCHPASSPTVSTFLAPVLGVEFVLGLLGNSLALFIFCFHTRPWTSNTVFLVSLVIADFLLITNLPLRVDYYFQHEIWRFGPTVCNVNLFLLSTNRSASVVFLTAIALNRYLKVVRPHHVLSRASVWAAARVAGGLWVGILLLNVHLLLTAHTNHSCLSYQLGTNTSASLRWHQALFVLEFFLPLALILFAIVSIGLTIRRRNLSGQAGPRRAVRMLAVVVAVYVICFLPSIIFGMASMVAFRLRACHSLDICSQLFHGSLAFTYLNSVLDPVLYCFSSPNFLRQVQALLGLGQSWQGPGSDESSYQPSTRRQEASRKAKATEKLQAEVSLES, encoded by the coding sequence ATGGAATCTCATAACCTgagctcttcctcttccttcctttccctccctccctccactctccctgcctccctccctccatccctctcctcctctccctttgcctTCACTACagactggggggcacctggagaGGCCTTGGCTCCCTGCCACCCGGCCTCCTCCCCCACAGTGTCTACCTTCCTGGCTCCAgtcttgggtgtggagtttgtcCTGGGCCTGCTAGGGAACAGCTTGGCACTCTTCATCTTCTGCTTCCACACGCGGCCCTGGACGTCCAATACGGTGTTCCTGGTCAGCCTGGTCATTGCCGACTTTCTCCTGATCACCAACCTGCCCCTTCGTGTGGACTACTACTTCCAGCACGAGATCTGGCGCTTCGGGCCCACTGTCTGCAATGTCAACCTCTTCCTGCTGTCCACCAACCGCTCGGCCAGCGTGGTCTTTCTCACGGCCATCGCACTCAACCGCTACCTGAAGGTGGTGCGGCCCCACCACGTGCTGAGCCGGGCCTCCGTGTGGGCAGCCGCCAGGGTGGCCGGGGGGCTCTGGGTGGGCATCCTGCTCCTCAACGTACACCTGCTCCTGACTGCCCATACCAACCACTCCTGCCTCAGTTACCAGCTGGGCACGAACACCTCTGCCTCACTCCGCTGGCACCAGGCACTGTTCGTGTTGGAATTCTTCTTGCCACTGGCACTCATCCTCTTCGCCATCGTGAGCATTGGGCTCACCATCCGGCGCCGCAACCTGAGTGGGCAGGCGGGCCCACGGAGGGCCGTGCGCATGCTGGCCGTGGTGGTAGCCGTCTACGTCATCTGCTTCCTACCCAGTATCATCTTCGGCATGGCTTCCATGGTGGCCTTCCGCCTGCGGGCCTGCCACAGCCTCGACATCTGCTCGCAGCTCTTCCATGGCTCCCTGGCCTTCACCTACCTCAACAGTGTTCTGGACCCTGTGCTCTACTGCTTCTCAAGCCCCAACTTCCTCCGCCAGGTCCAGGCCCTGCTGGGCCTCGGCCAGAGCTGGCAGGGCCCAGGCAGTGATGAGAGTTCCTACCAGCCTTCCACTCGGCGCCAGGAGGCCTCTAGGAAGGCAAAGGCTACAGAGAAGCTGCAGGCAGAGGTCTCATTGGAGTCATAA